The sequence GCGCTGGCCGACAAGGCCTGGGCCCTCATCGAGGAGGTCGAGGGGCTCGGCGGCATGACCAAGGCGGTCGAGTCGGGCATGCCCAAGCTGCGGATCGAGGAGAGCTCGGCGCGGCGCCAGGCCCGGGTCGACCGCGGCGAGGAGACCATCGTCGGGGTCAACAAGTACCGGGTGGCCGAGCCCGAGATGGTCGACATCCTCGACATCGACAACACCGACGTGCTGCGCCAGCAGGTGGCCAAGCTGAAGCGGGTGCGGGCCGAGCGCGACGAGCAGCGCTGCCAGGACGCCCTGGCCGCCATCACCGAGGGCGCCGCCGGCGACGCCAACCTCCTGGAGCGCTGCGTCGAGGCCGCCCGGGCCCGGGCCACCGTCGGCGAGATCTCCGACGCCATGGAGGCGGTGTTCTCCCGCCACCGGGCCACGGTCCGTAGCATCTCGGGCGTGTACGGCTCGGCGTACGAGGGCGACGAGGGCTACGAGCGGATCCAGGCCGACGTCGACGCCTTCGCCGAGGCCGAGGGCCGCCGTCCCCGCATGCTGGTGGTCAAGCTGGGCCAGGACGGCCACGACCGGGGCGCCAAGGTGATCGCCACCGCCTTCGCCGACATCGGCTTCGACGTCGACGTGGGCCCGCTGTTCCAGACCCCGGCCGAGGCCGCCCGCGACGCCGTCGAGAACGACGTGCACGTGGTGGGCGTCTCCAGCCAGGCCGCCGGCCACAAGACGCTGGTGCCCGACCTGATCGCCGAGCTGAAGGCGGCCGACGCCGGCGAGATCCTGGTGGTGTGCGGCGGGGTGATCCCACCGCAGGACTACGACTTCTTGCGAGACGCGGGCGTGGCCGCGGTGTTCGGGCCCGGCACCAACATCCCCGAGGCCGCCGCCCGCATCCTCGAGCTCCTCGGCACCCGTCCCTCGGCAGCGTGACCGACGTCGATGCCCTGGTCAGGGGCATCGTCGAGGGCGATCGGCGCGCCCTGGCGAGGGCCATCACCCTGGTCGAGTCGACCCGGGCCGACCGGGCCGCCACCGGGGCGACGGTCCTCGACCGCCTGCTCGACCGCACCGGTGGCGCCGCCCGCCTCGGCATCTCCGGCGCCCCCGGCGTCGGCAAGTCGACCTTCATCGAGGCCCTCGGCCTCCACCTGATCGGCGAGGGCCACCGGGTGGCGGTGCTGGCCGTCGACCCGTCGTCGGCCCGGTCGGGCGGGTCCATCCTCGGCGACAAGACCCGCATGGAGGAGCTGGTGCGCTCCGAGGGCGCCTTCATCCGCCCCTCACCGTCGAGCGGCACCCTCGGCGGGGTGGCTCGCCGCACGCGGGAGGCCATGCTCCTGTGCGAGGCGGCCGGCTTCGACGTGGTGATCGTCGAGACCGTCGGCGTAGGCCAGTCCGAGACCGCCGTCGACGACATGGTCGACACGTTCTGCCTGCTCGTCTCCCCCGGCGGCGGCGACCAGCTCCAGGGCATCAAGCGGGGGATCATGGAGCTGGCCGACCTTGTGGTGGTCAACAAGGCCGACGGCGACCTGGCCGCCGCCGCCAACCACGCCGCCTCCGACCACGCCGCCGCCGTCCACCTGCTGCGCCGCAAGAGCGCCGCCTGGGCCCCCGAGGTGCTCCAGGCGTCGGCCATCGAGGGTCGGGGCATCGCCGAGGTGTGGCAAGCGGTGGGGCGCCAGCGGGCGGCCCTGGCCGAGGTGGGCGACCTCGAGCGCCGCCGCGCCGGCCAGGCCACGGCGTGGCTGTGGAGCGAGGTCACCGACCGCCTCACCACGTCGTTCCGCCGCGACCCCGAGGTGGGCCGCCTGCTGCCCGAGCTCGAGGCGGCCGTCGGCGACGGCACGGTCTCGCCCACCACCGCCGCCCTCCGCCTCCTCGACGCCTACCGCGGACTCACGGGTCCTGTCACCGAGCGGAGCCTTCCCA comes from Acidimicrobiales bacterium and encodes:
- the meaB gene encoding methylmalonyl Co-A mutase-associated GTPase MeaB; translated protein: MTDVDALVRGIVEGDRRALARAITLVESTRADRAATGATVLDRLLDRTGGAARLGISGAPGVGKSTFIEALGLHLIGEGHRVAVLAVDPSSARSGGSILGDKTRMEELVRSEGAFIRPSPSSGTLGGVARRTREAMLLCEAAGFDVVIVETVGVGQSETAVDDMVDTFCLLVSPGGGDQLQGIKRGIMELADLVVVNKADGDLAAAANHAASDHAAAVHLLRRKSAAWAPEVLQASAIEGRGIAEVWQAVGRQRAALAEVGDLERRRAGQATAWLWSEVTDRLTTSFRRDPEVGRLLPELEAAVGDGTVSPTTAALRLLDAYRGLTGPVTERSLPTPSAGSGDEDA